From the Flavimarina sp. Hel_I_48 genome, one window contains:
- a CDS encoding helix-turn-helix domain-containing protein has translation MEKTIYVKNMVCDRCIKVLRDELQKISVEVIQIKLGEIQVNLKKGQQDQLVKVVEDNGFSIIDSEPLRIVEQVKITLVKLLDELPLILHENLSVYLSKKLNQDYAKVSKVFSVTEKITIEKYFIKLKIEKVKELIQANTQNFSEISQLLDYSNANHLSRQFKKETGMSLSMYKSQQENFRNSLDQIV, from the coding sequence ATGGAAAAAACGATATACGTAAAAAACATGGTCTGCGACCGGTGCATCAAAGTGCTGCGGGATGAACTGCAAAAAATTTCAGTAGAAGTTATCCAGATCAAACTGGGGGAAATACAGGTAAATCTTAAAAAAGGACAGCAAGATCAACTGGTCAAAGTGGTGGAAGATAATGGATTTTCAATCATAGATTCTGAACCCTTAAGAATTGTGGAACAGGTCAAAATCACACTGGTAAAACTGCTTGATGAACTGCCTTTGATCCTGCACGAGAACCTTTCGGTTTATCTTTCAAAAAAGCTCAATCAGGATTACGCTAAAGTAAGCAAGGTTTTTTCGGTCACCGAAAAAATCACCATTGAGAAGTATTTTATCAAACTTAAAATTGAAAAGGTAAAAGAACTTATTCAGGCAAATACGCAAAATTTTAGCGAAATAAGTCAGCTGCTTGACTATAGTAACGCAAACCATTTGAGCCGACAGTTTAAGAAGGAAACGGGAATGTCACTTTCAATGTATAAAAGCCAACAGGAAAATTTTAGAAATTCTTTAGACCAAATTGTATAG
- a CDS encoding four-helix bundle copper-binding protein, with product MKNSKLIESLLNCVSHCNYCADACLSEENIKMMVDCIRTDRACAEVCNTTAKLLASNYANVDELVAFCKSVCEQCAEECGNHDHDHCQSCAEACTTCAEACAEYLNQ from the coding sequence ATGAAAAATTCCAAACTTATTGAAAGTCTTTTGAACTGTGTAAGTCATTGCAATTACTGCGCAGATGCCTGCCTTTCTGAAGAAAACATCAAAATGATGGTTGACTGTATCAGGACAGACCGTGCATGTGCAGAAGTCTGTAACACAACCGCAAAGTTACTTGCCAGCAATTATGCTAACGTTGATGAATTAGTAGCGTTTTGCAAGTCTGTATGTGAACAATGTGCCGAAGAATGTGGCAATCACGACCATGACCATTGTCAATCTTGTGCGGAAGCTTGTACAACATGCGCTGAAGCCTGCGCAGAATATTTGAATCAATAA
- a CDS encoding permease, which produces MNDFLQQWGEAAYTTAGFFWMALWAFALGYVISSMIQVFVTEKKMQQTMGQNESKGVLLGTFFGFISSSCSFAALASTKSLFKKGASFVSSIAFLLASTNLVIELGIIISIFLGWQFVVGEYAGGILLIGISWILIRLLNPKKLIEQARNNLKDKDDDGDKDSKSWKKKIESEESWAKVSQQYGMEWKMVWKDVTVGFTIAGIVAAFVPDAWFETLFVGSGGGNTDFSFLQIIEHIVVGPVAAFITFIGSMGNIPLAALLFSKGVSFAGVMAFIFSDLVVFPILRINAKYYGWKMSLFILFLLFTSLVGASLILHYSFDLLSILPDPSQVTISENSYFAIDYTFFLNLAFLLISGFLIYLGFFKRKDVMYMKEMAPKSKLLENILKYAALICYVWLVGGLVMKFTMNG; this is translated from the coding sequence ATGAATGACTTTTTACAACAATGGGGAGAAGCAGCCTATACCACCGCCGGATTTTTCTGGATGGCGCTCTGGGCTTTTGCTCTGGGCTACGTTATAAGCAGTATGATCCAGGTTTTTGTTACCGAAAAAAAAATGCAGCAAACCATGGGGCAAAACGAATCAAAAGGAGTGCTTTTAGGTACTTTTTTCGGGTTTATAAGCAGTTCTTGTAGTTTTGCCGCGCTGGCCTCTACTAAATCACTTTTTAAAAAGGGAGCGAGTTTTGTCTCTTCTATCGCGTTTTTACTGGCTTCCACAAATCTTGTTATTGAGCTGGGCATCATAATTTCCATATTTTTAGGTTGGCAGTTTGTCGTGGGGGAATATGCCGGCGGTATTTTATTGATAGGTATCAGCTGGATCTTGATCCGACTCTTAAATCCTAAAAAACTCATTGAACAGGCGCGTAATAATTTAAAAGACAAAGACGATGATGGAGATAAAGATTCTAAATCCTGGAAGAAAAAAATAGAATCAGAAGAAAGTTGGGCAAAAGTATCCCAGCAATACGGCATGGAGTGGAAGATGGTCTGGAAAGATGTCACCGTAGGTTTTACGATTGCCGGGATCGTTGCCGCATTTGTACCAGATGCCTGGTTTGAAACCCTTTTTGTAGGCTCAGGAGGTGGGAATACGGACTTTAGTTTTCTTCAAATTATAGAACATATAGTGGTAGGCCCCGTAGCTGCTTTTATAACATTTATAGGTTCTATGGGCAATATTCCGCTTGCCGCACTTCTTTTTAGTAAAGGCGTAAGTTTTGCCGGGGTGATGGCCTTTATTTTTAGCGATCTGGTGGTTTTTCCCATTTTACGTATCAATGCCAAATATTATGGCTGGAAAATGTCACTTTTCATACTATTTCTGTTATTTACCTCGCTCGTGGGGGCTTCTTTAATTTTGCATTATTCCTTTGATTTGCTGAGCATACTGCCAGATCCTTCCCAGGTGACCATTTCGGAAAATAGCTATTTTGCAATTGACTACACCTTCTTTTTAAACCTCGCTTTTTTGTTGATTTCCGGTTTTTTGATCTACCTGGGCTTTTTTAAACGGAAAGATGTCATGTATATGAAAGAAATGGCGCCAAAAAGTAAGCTTCTGGAAAATATATTAAAATATGCCGCACTTATTTGTTATGTGTGGTTAGTGGGCGGACTCGTAATGAAGTTTACCATGAACGGGTAA
- a CDS encoding heavy metal translocating P-type ATPase — translation MKHTYHIHGMSCNGCRGHVEKTLSAVNGVTEVAVDLETEKALIHMDKHIKLKTFQKALEHDGGGYSIGAMGNDKTVKNHKKQSEKRQKASKKVENGAGIFYCPMHCEGDKTYDKPGDCPVCGMDLVEEQSPFLRRGTGGGFTCPMHPEVLEEKPGDCPICGMDLVPKAPSVSAEEKTYKKLLRKFWIALGFTLPVFLIAMSGMLRENPLYDLMSVRYWNWVQFGLSLPVVFYATWMFFERAYRSLKTWNLNMFTLIGIGAGVAWVFSVFALLFPDFFPPHFKTENGNVHVYFESATVILTLVLMGQVLEARAHGKTNASVKALLKLAPNKAIKIIDGEEKEVPIDEITVGDILRVKPGEKIPVDGRITKGTTSVDESMITGEPLPVSKNQGDSLRSGTINGNQAVLMEAQKVGADTLLSQIIEMVNKASRSQAPIQKLADRISGYFVPVVVLISVITFVIWAVWGPSPAYVYALINSIAVLIIACPCALGLATPMSVMVGVGKGAQNGVLIKNAEALEKLDKIDVLIIDKTGTITEGKPSVEKVEVHDEDFRESEILKYIAALNTLSEHPLAQATVRYAKDKGVQLVEAAHFNAVTGKGVTGTVEGKEVALGNTALMEEKAVNIPQDLAINAEKEQKMGKTVSFLALDGRAVAFVVIADKIKASSKKAIERLQEKGIEVLMLTGDNADTAAAVAAEVGVAHFKASMLPEDKLAEVERLQKEGRRVAMAGDGINDAPALAKSDVGIAMGTGTDVAIESASITLVEGDLHGIVKAYQLSDKVMKNIKQNLFFALIYNTLGIPVAAGILYPFFGLLLSPMIAALAMSFSSVSVIANALRLRGAKID, via the coding sequence ATGAAGCATACCTATCACATACACGGCATGAGCTGTAATGGCTGCCGCGGTCACGTGGAGAAAACGCTTTCTGCTGTGAATGGGGTGACCGAAGTTGCGGTTGACCTGGAGACAGAAAAGGCGTTGATCCACATGGATAAGCACATAAAACTGAAAACCTTTCAGAAAGCCCTGGAGCATGATGGTGGCGGATATTCCATCGGAGCAATGGGAAATGACAAAACGGTAAAAAACCATAAAAAACAGTCGGAAAAGAGGCAAAAAGCATCTAAAAAGGTGGAAAATGGAGCAGGAATATTTTATTGCCCCATGCATTGCGAAGGTGATAAAACCTATGACAAACCAGGGGATTGCCCCGTCTGCGGGATGGATCTGGTAGAGGAGCAATCCCCCTTCCTTCGGAGGGGGACAGGGGGAGGATTTACGTGCCCCATGCATCCAGAAGTTCTGGAAGAGAAACCCGGGGATTGCCCCATTTGTGGGATGGATCTTGTGCCAAAAGCGCCCAGTGTGAGCGCTGAGGAAAAAACGTATAAAAAACTGTTGCGTAAATTCTGGATTGCGCTTGGGTTCACACTTCCTGTATTTCTTATTGCAATGAGCGGCATGCTACGGGAAAATCCTTTATATGACTTAATGTCTGTCAGATACTGGAACTGGGTTCAGTTTGGCCTTTCCCTTCCCGTTGTATTTTACGCGACCTGGATGTTTTTTGAACGTGCTTACCGAAGCTTAAAAACCTGGAATTTGAATATGTTCACCTTAATAGGCATAGGTGCGGGTGTGGCATGGGTTTTTAGTGTTTTTGCACTTCTCTTTCCCGATTTTTTTCCACCTCATTTCAAAACTGAAAACGGTAATGTGCATGTCTATTTTGAATCGGCTACCGTGATCCTGACCCTTGTCCTTATGGGACAGGTTTTAGAAGCACGGGCGCACGGTAAAACGAACGCATCAGTAAAAGCCTTATTGAAACTGGCGCCAAACAAAGCCATTAAGATCATTGATGGGGAAGAGAAGGAAGTGCCCATTGATGAAATAACGGTGGGCGATATTTTACGTGTAAAACCAGGAGAAAAAATTCCGGTAGATGGTCGTATTACGAAAGGAACAACTTCGGTTGATGAATCAATGATAACCGGTGAGCCGCTTCCCGTGTCCAAAAACCAAGGTGATAGCCTACGCAGCGGTACCATAAATGGTAATCAGGCCGTACTTATGGAAGCGCAAAAAGTAGGTGCAGACACCTTGCTTTCACAGATCATTGAAATGGTCAACAAGGCCAGCCGTAGCCAGGCACCCATTCAAAAACTTGCCGATAGGATTTCAGGATATTTTGTGCCCGTGGTAGTGCTCATTTCGGTAATCACGTTTGTGATCTGGGCGGTTTGGGGACCGTCGCCAGCGTATGTGTACGCACTGATAAACTCCATTGCCGTACTCATAATCGCATGCCCGTGTGCGCTGGGTCTTGCCACGCCCATGAGTGTCATGGTGGGAGTAGGAAAGGGCGCGCAAAATGGTGTTCTTATCAAAAATGCGGAAGCGCTGGAGAAATTGGACAAGATAGACGTCCTTATCATAGACAAGACCGGCACGATTACCGAGGGGAAACCTTCCGTAGAAAAAGTTGAAGTACACGATGAAGATTTCCGCGAAAGCGAGATCTTAAAATATATCGCTGCGCTGAATACGCTGAGCGAACATCCACTGGCGCAGGCCACCGTGCGCTATGCGAAGGACAAAGGTGTGCAACTTGTTGAAGCAGCTCATTTTAATGCGGTTACGGGAAAAGGGGTGACCGGAACCGTAGAAGGCAAGGAAGTTGCGCTGGGCAACACTGCCTTGATGGAAGAAAAAGCGGTAAATATTCCGCAGGATTTGGCAATAAATGCCGAAAAAGAGCAGAAAATGGGTAAAACGGTATCTTTTTTGGCCCTTGATGGTAGGGCGGTAGCTTTTGTCGTTATCGCAGATAAAATCAAAGCGAGCAGTAAAAAAGCGATAGAAAGATTACAGGAAAAAGGCATTGAAGTGCTCATGCTCACCGGCGACAATGCAGATACTGCGGCCGCTGTTGCTGCAGAAGTTGGCGTGGCTCATTTTAAAGCCAGTATGCTTCCAGAAGATAAGCTTGCCGAAGTAGAGCGTTTGCAAAAAGAAGGCAGGAGAGTCGCGATGGCCGGCGATGGTATCAATGATGCGCCCGCACTGGCAAAAAGTGACGTGGGTATTGCCATGGGGACGGGGACCGATGTGGCCATAGAAAGTGCCTCGATCACCCTTGTGGAAGGCGACCTGCACGGAATTGTAAAAGCCTACCAACTGAGCGATAAGGTGATGAAAAATATCAAACAAAACCTATTTTTTGCACTTATTTACAATACGCTGGGAATCCCGGTTGCAGCCGGAATTCTGTATCCATTTTTTGGACTGCTTTTATCGCCCATGATTGCGGCGCTGGCGATGAGTTTTAGTTCGGTTTCGGTAATTGCGAATGCGCTAAGGCTTCGGGGAGCGAAGATTGATTGA
- a CDS encoding efflux RND transporter periplasmic adaptor subunit produces MKKYLIYGILLFVGIGLGALLFSSSKENVHIQESTHQHIQESNNQELWTCSMHPQILKTEPGDCPICGMELIPATASDEGLGLNEIRMTKNAMALANVQTTVIGDSGQKAGTSITLSGKIIQNAEKMAVQASYFDGRIEKLNVNFEGQEIQKGQLLATIYSPDLVAAQQELLTAVSMKESQPQLYSAVRKKLNLWKLSENQINSIEKSGKVQENVPVYATVSGTVDEVMSAVGDYVKRGQPLLKVSNLSSVWAAFDVYENQLGQLKNGDSISIIANAFPDKKFSAQLSFIQPTLNTQSRTVSVRATLNNTENLLKPGMFVTGKLDTGTANKTAANSNLIIPASAVLWTGERSLVYVKTDKNEPVFEMREVTLGSKNGEMYSVSSGLENGEEIVTNGTFTVDAAAQLQDKKSMMNQAENTPTDEMMRMELPERFQREFIAVLPDYLRLKDDFFDGESTQISASAEKLASAFGKIDITELSGMVKSHSDVILKNLQKIEKTKDLEAQREAFVKLNENMVAIARNLNEVPQALYLQQCPMANNNKGALWLSASKEIRNPYYGEAMKNCGSVIDSLF; encoded by the coding sequence ATGAAAAAATACTTAATTTATGGTATCCTGCTTTTTGTGGGAATTGGTTTGGGAGCCCTACTTTTTTCCAGTTCCAAAGAAAATGTGCATATTCAAGAATCCACACATCAGCATATCCAGGAATCCAATAATCAAGAACTCTGGACATGCTCCATGCATCCACAAATACTGAAAACCGAACCTGGCGATTGTCCCATTTGCGGGATGGAATTGATTCCGGCAACCGCGTCTGATGAAGGTCTTGGGCTCAACGAAATACGGATGACCAAAAATGCGATGGCACTTGCCAACGTTCAGACCACGGTTATTGGGGATTCAGGTCAAAAAGCAGGAACCAGTATCACGCTTTCGGGAAAAATCATTCAAAATGCCGAAAAAATGGCCGTTCAGGCGAGTTATTTTGATGGTAGGATTGAAAAATTGAACGTAAATTTTGAGGGGCAGGAAATTCAGAAAGGGCAGTTGCTGGCTACTATTTATTCACCAGATCTTGTTGCGGCACAGCAAGAATTGCTTACCGCGGTGTCCATGAAAGAATCACAACCGCAATTGTACTCTGCGGTGCGCAAAAAGCTAAACTTGTGGAAACTGAGCGAAAATCAAATCAATTCCATAGAAAAATCTGGTAAAGTTCAGGAAAATGTTCCGGTTTATGCCACGGTTTCCGGCACGGTGGATGAAGTAATGAGCGCTGTGGGCGATTATGTAAAACGTGGTCAGCCCTTGCTTAAAGTGAGTAATTTAAGCAGCGTATGGGCAGCTTTTGATGTGTATGAGAATCAATTGGGCCAACTCAAAAACGGCGATAGTATTTCCATTATCGCAAATGCTTTTCCAGATAAGAAATTTAGCGCGCAACTTTCCTTTATTCAGCCCACATTAAACACACAAAGCCGAACCGTAAGCGTTCGCGCTACCTTAAACAATACTGAAAATCTTCTAAAACCAGGAATGTTCGTGACCGGGAAGTTAGATACCGGCACTGCAAACAAAACAGCTGCAAATTCAAACTTAATAATTCCCGCAAGCGCAGTGCTGTGGACGGGAGAACGCTCGTTAGTCTATGTTAAAACCGATAAAAACGAGCCTGTTTTTGAAATGCGGGAAGTGACACTGGGCTCCAAAAATGGGGAAATGTATAGTGTAAGCAGCGGACTTGAGAATGGCGAGGAGATCGTTACCAATGGTACATTCACCGTTGATGCCGCCGCACAGTTGCAGGACAAAAAATCAATGATGAATCAGGCAGAAAATACACCGACAGATGAAATGATGCGTATGGAGCTGCCTGAACGATTCCAACGTGAATTTATCGCCGTTTTACCTGATTATCTGCGTTTAAAAGATGATTTTTTTGATGGGGAGAGTACCCAGATTTCCGCTAGTGCGGAAAAATTGGCTTCGGCTTTTGGTAAAATAGATATTACCGAATTAAGTGGAATGGTTAAATCACATTCTGATGTAATTCTGAAAAATTTACAGAAAATAGAGAAAACGAAAGATCTGGAAGCCCAGCGTGAAGCCTTTGTAAAACTCAATGAAAATATGGTTGCCATTGCCAGGAACTTAAATGAAGTCCCACAAGCGCTCTACCTTCAGCAATGTCCCATGGCCAATAATAACAAAGGTGCACTATGGCTGAGTGCAAGTAAAGAAATAAGAAATCCATATTATGGTGAAGCAATGAAAAACTGCGGAAGCGTAATTGACAGTTTGTTTTAA
- a CDS encoding ABC transporter ATP-binding protein yields the protein MDTTILKAENISKQYRLGVVGSGTLRDDFKRLVARVRGKEDPFLKVGDVNDRSKTSSEDYVWALRDINFEVRRGEVLGIIGKNGAGKSTLLKILSRVTAPTTGTIKSRGRIASLLEVGTGFNPELTGRENIYLNGAILGMTKAEITSKLDEIIAFSGCERYIDTPTKRYSSGMTVRLAFAVAAHLEPEILVVDEVLAVGDAEFQKKAIGKMQDISSGEGRTVLFVSHNMASVQNLCTRGILLENGTVTIDDKVNRVIEKYMQAAQHGASEELIKGIDSTERTGSMVMQIKNVELVTEKVGRFPATGSPLTFKFELDNPQHISIKDLRLDFRVDDYMGQRLLWFSTSIFENEDKRQAYYISFHLNKLPLNSGQYFVTTHLSVKNEIADWAKNAFHFNVEEGFFYHSFKKVATSQSKVLTDFELLFND from the coding sequence ATGGATACCACAATTCTAAAAGCCGAAAACATTTCAAAACAATACCGTCTGGGTGTTGTGGGCAGTGGTACTTTGAGGGACGATTTCAAACGACTGGTTGCGCGTGTACGAGGCAAAGAAGATCCTTTTCTAAAGGTGGGCGACGTAAATGATAGAAGTAAAACCTCAAGTGAGGATTATGTCTGGGCCTTGCGCGATATTAATTTTGAAGTGAGGCGTGGAGAGGTATTGGGGATTATAGGTAAAAATGGCGCAGGAAAGTCCACCTTGCTAAAGATACTTTCACGTGTGACCGCTCCTACTACTGGCACCATAAAAAGCCGTGGCCGCATTGCTTCCCTCCTCGAAGTGGGTACTGGATTCAACCCCGAACTTACCGGGCGGGAAAATATTTACCTAAATGGAGCCATATTAGGGATGACCAAAGCTGAAATCACATCAAAACTTGATGAGATTATTGCGTTTTCAGGTTGTGAACGCTATATAGATACCCCTACCAAACGTTATTCTTCGGGAATGACAGTAAGATTGGCTTTTGCCGTTGCAGCGCATCTGGAGCCAGAGATTCTGGTCGTAGATGAGGTTTTAGCGGTGGGAGATGCAGAATTCCAGAAGAAAGCCATAGGTAAAATGCAGGATATTTCCAGCGGAGAGGGAAGGACAGTGCTCTTTGTAAGTCATAATATGGCGAGTGTGCAGAACTTATGTACGCGTGGGATTTTGCTTGAAAATGGTACTGTAACCATAGATGATAAAGTAAACAGAGTCATTGAGAAATATATGCAAGCTGCTCAACATGGAGCCTCTGAAGAGCTCATTAAGGGCATCGATTCAACTGAGCGAACTGGGAGTATGGTCATGCAGATAAAAAACGTAGAATTAGTCACAGAGAAAGTTGGACGTTTCCCAGCAACTGGTTCACCACTTACATTTAAATTCGAATTAGATAACCCCCAGCATATTTCTATCAAAGATTTACGTCTTGATTTTAGGGTAGATGATTATATGGGGCAACGGTTATTGTGGTTCAGTACTTCAATATTTGAAAATGAAGATAAAAGGCAGGCTTATTACATTTCGTTCCATTTAAACAAGTTACCGCTTAATTCAGGTCAATATTTTGTAACGACCCATCTTAGCGTGAAAAACGAAATTGCAGACTGGGCCAAAAATGCTTTTCATTTTAATGTTGAAGAAGGATTTTTCTATCATTCTTTTAAAAAAGTTGCGACAAGTCAAAGCAAAGTACTAACAGATTTTGAACTTCTATTTAATGATTAA
- a CDS encoding class I SAM-dependent methyltransferase: MINRLKSYFQNLRKEVKDINYSQKELWATHKLQSLFSEGHFIPQTGWSMTPQAILHSLNIISLDMPETIVEFGSGATTLYIAKLLKLEGSKTTFFSVESDLAWKQKMDLQLSIHGLQDYVTLIYSPLKEVSSALVFKEQETWYDTESIGAAMKKVTKVDLVIIDGPFGGSTPYARYSAFPFLQNKATEKTIWLLDDTNRPQEIEILKEWQRQSNLKLNVYTRYSLLMHPKKFDYTPYKMQ, from the coding sequence ATGATTAATAGACTTAAAAGCTATTTCCAAAATTTGCGGAAGGAAGTTAAGGATATCAACTATTCACAGAAGGAGTTGTGGGCTACACATAAATTGCAATCTTTGTTTAGTGAAGGTCATTTTATTCCACAGACTGGCTGGTCTATGACTCCTCAGGCTATTTTACATTCTTTGAACATTATCTCCTTAGATATGCCGGAGACAATAGTAGAATTTGGTAGTGGAGCCACTACACTGTACATAGCAAAGTTGTTAAAATTAGAAGGCAGTAAGACAACTTTCTTTTCAGTAGAATCAGACCTTGCCTGGAAACAAAAAATGGATTTGCAACTAAGTATCCATGGACTTCAAGATTATGTGACTTTAATTTATTCCCCTTTGAAGGAAGTTTCATCTGCTTTAGTTTTTAAAGAACAGGAAACTTGGTATGATACAGAATCTATAGGAGCAGCAATGAAGAAAGTAACAAAAGTTGATCTGGTTATCATTGATGGGCCATTTGGAGGTAGTACACCTTATGCGAGATACAGCGCTTTTCCATTCTTGCAAAATAAAGCTACGGAAAAAACAATATGGCTATTAGATGATACAAATAGGCCTCAAGAAATAGAGATTTTAAAGGAATGGCAACGGCAAAGTAATCTTAAATTGAATGTTTATACTAGATATTCTTTGTTAATGCACCCCAAGAAATTTGATTACACGCCCTATAAAATGCAATAA
- a CDS encoding polysaccharide pyruvyl transferase family protein encodes MTNQHSTIKDKHIFFLSASDRINYGDLLFPIIFEKMMGNSDYVFHNYGIISSNLENFGALPTHSYATMLKDIEKYSGKLVIGGGEVLFSEWETLFGFISGTYSRLNANKLFSKIERRLQIAKRTLGGQKVSLPFSPHPEELNKSDLNIYYSSVGGQFYGDLKWKKNKDALHAMEAAKYISVRDQRSKDSLNAAGLNAKLVPDSALIMSDYFSLENLIKESKVSPEIYREPCMFVQLGRFKGPDDLSLFGQKLKTISKALQLKVVLCPIGIAPGHEDDIILKELASRNDDFVFVMPASISDIMLLIAQSQFYLGTSLHGLITAQSFNVPHLPLNKKITKAVSYLNTWVDDSLRAADFTDDFYVIDTFKKWKTEKINKNTDLQKEMVRNNLKYILQD; translated from the coding sequence TTGACAAACCAACACTCAACAATAAAAGATAAACATATATTTTTTCTCTCTGCTTCTGACAGAATCAATTATGGGGATCTATTATTTCCCATCATTTTTGAAAAAATGATGGGTAACAGCGATTATGTTTTCCATAATTATGGAATAATTTCATCGAATCTTGAAAATTTCGGTGCATTACCTACCCATTCTTATGCCACTATGTTGAAGGATATAGAAAAATATAGCGGAAAATTGGTAATAGGCGGTGGAGAGGTTCTTTTCTCGGAATGGGAAACTCTTTTCGGTTTTATAAGTGGTACGTATTCCAGGCTAAACGCAAACAAATTATTTTCTAAAATAGAACGTAGGCTACAGATCGCTAAGCGAACATTAGGCGGTCAAAAAGTTTCTTTGCCTTTTAGCCCGCACCCGGAGGAATTGAACAAATCAGATTTAAATATTTACTATAGTTCTGTGGGAGGTCAGTTTTACGGTGACTTAAAGTGGAAGAAGAATAAAGATGCCCTGCACGCAATGGAAGCTGCCAAATATATATCAGTAAGGGATCAGCGCAGTAAGGACTCCTTGAACGCCGCAGGTCTAAATGCCAAACTGGTGCCAGATTCTGCATTGATTATGTCTGATTATTTCTCATTGGAAAATCTGATAAAAGAGAGCAAAGTAAGTCCGGAGATTTACAGGGAACCTTGTATGTTTGTTCAATTGGGTCGTTTTAAAGGTCCTGATGATCTTTCCTTATTTGGTCAAAAACTAAAAACAATTAGCAAAGCCCTTCAACTAAAGGTTGTGCTTTGTCCTATTGGCATTGCTCCCGGCCATGAAGATGATATCATCCTTAAAGAACTGGCTTCAAGGAATGATGATTTTGTATTTGTCATGCCAGCGTCCATAAGTGATATTATGTTGTTGATTGCACAATCCCAATTTTATCTAGGCACAAGTTTGCATGGTCTTATAACTGCCCAGAGTTTTAATGTGCCCCATCTGCCCTTGAATAAAAAAATAACAAAAGCAGTTTCCTATCTTAATACCTGGGTAGACGATTCGCTAAGAGCTGCAGATTTTACTGATGATTTTTACGTTATTGATACTTTTAAAAAGTGGAAGACCGAAAAAATCAATAAAAATACCGACTTACAAAAAGAAATGGTTCGCAATAACCTAAAATATATTTTACAAGATTAA
- a CDS encoding glycosyltransferase family 2 protein produces the protein MKNKIYIVIVTYNGMKWLDECLSSTGPYPVIVIDNNSKDGSVKFIEKNYPNVILLKQQENLGFGKSNNIGIKYALEQGCEGVFLLNQDAYLAEDTISNLYDFYQNNPEYGLLSPIHLDGSGQLLDRNFSQYMEYDHNNEFYSDALLRGLKGCYDVPFVNAAAWFLPRKSLEDIGGFDPIFHHYGEDDNYCQRLRYHDFKIGVLADTWVRHDREYKIKNNLSLTHTDYFKKSEHEFKKSMANIGFQSSDHEVKYTLQRQFLKTTLSAFKGKLSLAKKQLQLYQLQKKWSKEILRSRAINREKGAHYI, from the coding sequence ATGAAAAACAAAATTTACATTGTAATCGTAACGTATAATGGTATGAAATGGCTGGACGAGTGTCTGTCCAGTACCGGTCCTTATCCGGTTATTGTCATAGATAATAATTCTAAAGATGGGAGTGTGAAATTTATCGAAAAAAACTATCCCAATGTTATTCTATTGAAACAACAGGAGAATCTTGGTTTTGGAAAATCCAATAATATAGGCATTAAATATGCTCTAGAACAAGGCTGTGAGGGCGTTTTCCTGCTTAATCAGGATGCTTATCTAGCAGAGGATACAATTTCCAACCTTTATGATTTTTATCAAAATAATCCAGAATATGGACTTTTGTCGCCAATACATTTAGATGGATCAGGACAATTGTTAGATCGTAATTTTTCTCAGTACATGGAATATGATCATAATAATGAGTTCTATAGCGATGCACTTTTGAGAGGGTTAAAAGGGTGCTATGATGTGCCATTTGTAAATGCTGCCGCCTGGTTCTTACCGCGTAAGAGTCTTGAAGATATAGGTGGATTTGATCCCATATTTCATCATTATGGAGAAGATGACAATTATTGCCAGCGGTTGCGTTACCATGATTTTAAAATTGGGGTCCTCGCTGACACCTGGGTACGCCATGACAGGGAATATAAAATAAAGAATAATCTGTCCCTCACACACACAGATTATTTTAAAAAGTCTGAACATGAGTTTAAAAAATCTATGGCGAATATAGGTTTTCAAAGTAGCGATCATGAAGTCAAATACACCCTACAACGGCAATTTTTAAAAACCACACTTTCTGCATTTAAAGGAAAATTAAGTTTGGCAAAAAAGCAACTGCAACTTTATCAATTGCAGAAAAAGTGGAGCAAGGAGATATTAAGAAGTAGAGCTATAAACCGCGAGAAGGGAGCGCATTATATTTAA